The Diorhabda carinulata isolate Delta chromosome 4, icDioCari1.1, whole genome shotgun sequence genomic interval GATAACAATCGCTGGAGTATAAGTCCGGGCTGTATGGGGCCAACCAAATTGCTTTAAAAGCTCCTGTGATGAGCGACTTGGAGTCGAGCGTTGTCGTGAAGAACTCCTCGTCCGCCAGTCATCCTCTCTAGTTATTCTGGATTGCTCGCCGAAGTTTAGTCAACGTTTCACAATATCTGTCTATGTTCCTCAGGAACTATCCCTAGAGATTTAGGcacagatataaaaaaaatttgaaacatgcGTTTAAAGCATTGTGCAATTGGAAAGCAACAATAGGTGGGGTCGCATTGGCTACGGTTCCTTAAGTTTCAGAACGCTGGGGAGAGAATACAACCCTTGTAAATAGTAATTTTGGGGATGAACTATATTGTAAATTAAATTCGAACTATTTTTCTGGTTATACTCGAAAAAgaattacattaaaatatagtgaagacactgttcacactatcactacaccaatgGTCagaattacactgtctgacgtgcgtttcgataaccaagttatcgtcttcagagagtgaAAGTAAACTGAGTCTatgaagaatatttataatGGAATACTCGGTATACTTCGCTATTTAACCGTAATTTTTGGCTTGACGCgcataaatgaatattttaatcaagataaatataaattaatgaagGACCTTCGTTTTCGGATACTATTTATTTACAGAATAATAAGCTAATAATATCTCTCACtagaattttttccaaatttaatctTTACGGAAGGACATTTATACTGATATATCTAAACATGCCGTTCACGGTTCTGATGGAGACAGTTTGTTATTGTCAGTTGATTCGGTAGATTTTTGATTCAGATTTTTCAGTAGAAAATCGACGTCCTGCTTGAATTTATCTGAACAAGTAAACTGCTTCGCTATTTGGTGTAGACGTTCCATTCCCTTCTTCATTTTCTGGATTTGCTCCAACAGAACACCTAATTGTTCTTTATCTAAATCGGACagaataaaattagataaattgtACATCTACTAATGTAACTTGCTAATATTTCGATTCGActttatttagataaaatagGAGACgaaattttgtcaaataatttaGGCAATCTGCATGAGTCAATTAGAAGTGTATATATACTCTGGGTATGTTCTGTGGGTTGCATCGTTCAACTTATTGCAAAGTTTGAACGAAGAAATCgagtaaaaacggccgcatttggctaagaagaaaatgttttatcaagacaatgcgcCAGCTCAAACATCCGTTATCGCAATGACCAATATTTATGAATTGTTACCTCATGCACTCTATTTGCCAGATGTGGCACTTAAAATGAAGACACCCCTATATTTTACCTAGTTaccaaacttatttttttacataatcaactgaaatttaaaattcatatgGGACTTGAggattttattagaaaaaattattcatattattattatgacgATTTTCACAACAAAATGTGCATTTGCAATTGTAGTGGCGAAAATATGGAGGTGTCTTCGTTTTAAATGTGACAAACTGTACAAGTGTACCTACCTTTTTCATAAATTGGAGTTTTCTTTTGGGGTAAGGAAGCCAAAAGTTCTCTTACACTCATTCCAACTTTCACTTCTTGTGATTCGCCATTTGTAGTTGTTTTTTCATCTTTCTCTTGTGGTTCCTCGTTCACGTAGCTAAAACTTGGTTTATCGCCAGCATCGTTTTCGATTTCACAATTTTCTTGAGTTTCATCCTTCTTCTTCTCGTCGGtctaatataatcaaatattaatacagggtgtttttatATTCGATCGACTACTCTccaccacagagagatctcaataaatgattcattttgatataggaatatagttgctgagatatagggtgctcaaaattagaaaatacgTGTTTTTTTCGATACTTTCGGAGTATGccatttcttcaaattttcaaaggctatttgttataaaaatgacaaaaaaaatcttttgtctCCGATTTCACTCAAATTTCGCACAGGGGGGTATTTTGATATGAGAATCTCACAAAAGCTATCAGTTTCACCGAAAAAAGTTCTTTAAGGGTAGAAAAGTGGTGATAAGTCATGAAAATCGGATTTTCACGAAAACCATTGCTCAAACTCAAAAACAGATGTGATTTTCGGAATCTCCATAAGAAAATACATGTTGTTTTTTGGATACATTCTTATTATTGATTTGATTAGATAgctgttttgaaaaatataagatttaaatataattgatgATAAATTTTTAGTCTCGCTCTTAAAGAGAGGCAACCAATCATACATCATATGTTAGAACTGGTTATCGAATTACATGGAGAAGTCTATTTATAGTTTCCGGCATCGTTCGGTAGATGGCGATAAAATCGTAAAATCATAGAATAAGTAAAAGTATTGaggtttatttaaaattggattttttatcTATGCGAGTCGTATAACGAGTTGTGGATATGACAGGCGCTACGAAAACACTTTCAGGAGGAAtcgaacaacaaaattttctggGAACCGTACTTCATATATTTCGTAGTTTTCTTTTCGATTGTTCGAATGGTacgaaatacaaataaaatatacaaattcagCGTTAGAAAAATATAACGTGGTAGTCCTAATAGAATAATTACAGGCACAGAGATATATAGGATAATTCGATGAGAATTTCCAATCTTTGAATTAAGATTCATATTATGAATTAGCCCAACAATGCCTTTGTGGTCTAATGGTCCAGAAGCatcaaaatgaagaagaaaactgcattaataagtttattactgtttgaatcaattatttcttgGTATTCTACCATTCGAACCGAAGTAACATGAGGATAATTgtgaccaaagaaaaaatatttgttggaattttacTGCTAATTGTAATTGTGTGACTCGAACTCGTAGAATTAAACTTTccagatattttcaaagttcacATCGATACAAGTGAAGGAAAagaaatttatccaaaatttttttcctgcATAAGGTTGGTCAACTATTTTTTTCCTTCTAAAGcgtgaaatttgaaaatccaATACTGACCTGCTTTTTGGGCCTGGGAATATCTACTGCATGTTCGCAAGTGACTGCATCGCCTTGTTCACTAGTAATCGTAAAGTATTTTGAAGAGCGTGTTGGTTCGGCAGCTTCTACAGACTTCAATGTTTGTCTACGTTTTCCATCAATTTCTAAATCCATATTGATCTTATGATCCACAGGATTCGTTACCAAATATATAACTGTAttagaatttttcttattgtattcTCTATCAGaatctattatattttgaaataagctGAAAATACTACGTAGCATGTTTTGACGTATAAAACATATTCTGATAATGTATCAGCTAAATGTGAATCCCGATTAAAATTATTAACGTGTTTGTCTAACAGAACATTATATTAACCACatggtaatttttaaattcggattgacaattatttttcaatttgacatTACTTTCGGCTCCTATGATGAGAAGTGTAAATAGATTTTCTAGTAGTTACATTATTCACTTACATACATATAGTAAGGTAGGATCCCCTAAAGCTAGAGTTTCTTCAAATTCTTATGCTTATACTTTTCATAGATCACTCTCAAAATTTTGCTGGACCTGTGGACTCCCTGTAGCTACAAtactaccaatttccaaatctcgaaaaaaattaaaattagatcTATTTGTCGTTGCCAACATGGATTTCACACTTCGAGTAGACATAAATTTCGTGTCTCAGCTCATTACTACAGCTATTTCACCTAGAACATTGGTTTCTAGTCGTATATTAATAAGGTGTTCGAGCAACATAGTTAGGATATGAATAAGGCAGAGAGGTCTCTATGAATAATCATGATTAAAGGGCTTTCTCGGATTGGAAAGATCACCTTACAGCTGATTCTGGATCCTAACCTagaacgaaatttttatcaCGATTTTCAAAGGGCGCCTTTAATTTTCGGTTGAAATTTTCAAACCTACATGATCTACAAAAACTTTTAAGCTTTTGatttcttttactttttgtgctttaattttttcatgatattttccATGTAAGGGggatttattatatatatatatatatatatatatatatatatatatatatatatatatatatatatatatatatatatatatatatatatatatatatatatatatatatatatatatatatgaaggGGCCTATTTTGAAAgcgataataaaaatttaattacatagTATATGTGAAACTCAattaattctatttaaaataaaaaaaatcatatgattAACTGAAAACAAATTGTGTAATAAAATTGCAGAACTAAATGATATTCTGATGTTTTTTAGCTTCAGCTTCTTTTGCTCTTTTTATTTGCATTTCGCGTTGTTGTTGTAAGACTTTTTGGAATGTTTCAGCCTCTTCTTCTTTCTGACTATCTACAAATTATAGAAATCATATTTTAgcttatttatatacatatacagaATGCAGAACAGAgctttttattaatacaaacgATACtaacaaattaagaaaattctATAGTGCTGAGATAGCGAATTCAACTaaagtaaaaactgaaaaatatattgaggaaattttttaaaagaatatatgGTCCTGTTAAAACAGTAGAAGAAAAAATGAGGAGATTGATGAATGAAACAATTGTTAGGAAAAATAACCCAGAAAACATAGTATGGAAATATTTACAGAATTGAGAAGATACATTGAAGcaaataacaatttgaaaaCAGTTGTATACAGAGCAAAAACAATATAGGAACACCAGGTGAATACAGATTTAAACAGTATGAATTTCAAGAAAGGAGAGAAGAAAGTAAAAGACAGACACTTATTGAGAGAAATAGAAATTTGgatttccatatttttggaGTGGTTACAGTGGTCACCACCAAACCTACCCCACAAGATTCTTAATTAGAATTGTAGGGTAAGTGAGTGTtattatttcacatattttttgtttcaattttaaaaatttagctAATACTACAACGAAAATTTATGAATGGAAATATATACTTTCAAAAGGTGCTTCTTCTCCTTCGGAGTCAGAACTACTGTCATTGGTAGAATGTCTCAGATAAATATCAGATAAATTTGTACCACtggaaatatcagaaattaGTTCTCCTGTGCTTTCTTTCTTATCATCATTTTCTGATTTTAATCGTTCT includes:
- the LOC130892574 gene encoding uncharacterized protein LOC130892574, which translates into the protein MLRSIFSLFQNIIDSDREYNKKNSNTVIYLVTNPVDHKINMDLEIDGKRRQTLKSVEAAEPTRSSKYFTITSEQGDAVTCEHAVDIPRPKKQTDEKKKDETQENCEIENDAGDKPSFSYVNEEPQEKDEKTTTNGESQEVKVGMSVRELLASLPQKKTPIYEKDKEQLGVLLEQIQKMKKGMERLHQIAKQFTCSDKFKQDVDFLLKNLNQKSTESTDNNKLSPSEP